The Candidatus Omnitrophota bacterium genome has a window encoding:
- a CDS encoding TRAM domain-containing protein, with amino-acid sequence MGLFFLRILFILIFIGMGYVLGGTDSIFFAAIGAAVGIVVVLFEVFARRVSLKGLSSAVFGIMLGLLLAWIFSETLNQFSSSPDFPSQVVNNIRIFVTFIFVYLGLTLGLKGKDDFHLIIPYIKFKRQELKEEIIVMDTSVIIDGRILDLVKTRFIEAKFLVPRFVLNELHALSDSTDHMKRQKGKRGIEILHSLKQEPNIDVEIYDKPVEGVKSVDEKIIRLGQEQDAKVMTTDYNLNRIAQLQGVGVLNINDLANALKPTFVAGQRFQLKLIKEGKEQSQAIGYLEDGTMVVVEGGRRLIGKIVTIEVTSILQSSSGRIVFTKLAK; translated from the coding sequence ATGGGTTTATTTTTTTTAAGAATCTTGTTTATTTTAATTTTTATCGGAATGGGTTATGTTCTGGGCGGAACCGATTCAATATTTTTTGCGGCAATCGGCGCTGCGGTTGGTATCGTTGTCGTTCTCTTTGAGGTGTTTGCCCGGCGAGTTTCCTTAAAAGGCTTATCTAGCGCAGTATTTGGAATAATGCTGGGGCTTTTGTTGGCTTGGATATTTTCTGAAACCTTAAACCAATTTTCATCATCTCCAGATTTCCCTTCCCAAGTAGTTAATAATATTAGAATATTTGTCACTTTCATCTTTGTTTACTTGGGACTCACCTTAGGCCTAAAAGGCAAAGATGACTTCCATTTAATTATTCCTTATATTAAGTTTAAACGTCAAGAGTTGAAGGAAGAAATTATTGTCATGGATACTAGTGTTATTATTGACGGAAGGATACTAGATCTTGTGAAGACTAGGTTTATCGAAGCTAAGTTTTTAGTTCCTCGGTTTGTACTTAATGAACTTCATGCTTTGAGTGATTCCACTGATCATATGAAACGCCAAAAGGGGAAGCGGGGTATTGAAATTCTACATTCTTTAAAACAAGAGCCAAACATTGACGTTGAAATATATGATAAGCCGGTAGAAGGGGTTAAAAGTGTAGATGAGAAGATTATCCGTTTGGGTCAAGAGCAAGATGCTAAGGTCATGACCACTGATTATAATTTAAACCGGATAGCTCAGTTGCAGGGCGTAGGTGTTTTAAATATCAATGATTTAGCTAATGCTTTGAAGCCAACTTTTGTTGCCGGTCAGCGTTTTCAACTCAAGTTGATAAAAGAAGGTAAGGAACAGAGCCAGGCTATAGGTTACCTAGAGGACGGAACTATGGTTGTGGTTGAGGGTGGTCGACGCTTAATCGGTAAAATTGTAACTATTGAGGTTACTTCGATTTTACAGAGTTCAAGCGGAAGAATTGTGTTTACAAAATTAGCAAAGTAG
- the ispF gene encoding 2-C-methyl-D-erythritol 2,4-cyclodiphosphate synthase: MNGYQVGLGFDVHKFSTKKKSLILGGMKIPAAFSLEAVSDGDLILHAVSDSILGAAGLGDIGDYFPPESKQSKNIDSIDITRFVLKKIGGKYKIENVDIIIVADKPRLVKYKQAITKSLRKILVTVNVNLKIKSKEGQNILGTKNGMSCLAVALLKEK, from the coding sequence ATGAATGGTTATCAAGTTGGTTTGGGGTTTGATGTTCATAAATTTAGCACAAAGAAGAAAAGCTTAATTCTGGGCGGGATGAAGATTCCGGCTGCCTTTAGTCTTGAAGCAGTTTCTGATGGAGATTTAATATTACATGCAGTAAGTGATTCGATACTTGGCGCAGCTGGTTTAGGCGACATCGGTGATTATTTTCCTCCTGAGAGCAAGCAGTCAAAGAATATCGATAGCATAGATATCACTCGCTTTGTGCTTAAAAAAATCGGCGGCAAATACAAAATTGAGAATGTTGATATTATTATCGTAGCCGATAAACCTCGTCTAGTTAAGTATAAACAGGCAATTACTAAATCTTTGAGGAAGATCCTAGTAACAGTAAATGTGAACCTAAAGATTAAATCGAAAGAGGGCCAAAACATTCTTGGTACCAAAAATGGTATGAGCTGTTTAGCTGTAGCTCTTTTGAAGGAAAAATGA
- the radA gene encoding DNA repair protein RadA: MFNCSGCGYQSVKWLGKCPTCQGWETFVEEVKKTSGGVRKEKRLPQLIGEIDSKELSRIETGIGEFDRMLGGGLVPGEVVLIGGEPGVGKSTLLLEVAARLTKNGKTLYVSAEESIEQLTLRTKRFQSDTKKLYILDEDNVEYIYKAIQENGFKFVVIDSIQVVYYPQLDGSKGSISQIRGCTDYLTQIAKTLGIVIFMVGHVTKDGAIAGPKVLEHIVDCVLYFEGESLSNYRILRSMKNRFGPTGDLAVFEMKSIGLAEVKKTTDIFLPHREQSFPGSCVVCVIEGLRPLLIELQSLVSRASFGVARRRSLGFDFNRFSLLVAIIEKRLKLSLSSEDIFLNVAGGLRLNDPAADFGAVMAIISSFRDKNLPPETLFIGEVGLAGELRRVSNINLRLKEAQRADFKYCIIPEPNLKEVDKGFSSRIKSYGCLKEAVKEVF, encoded by the coding sequence ATGTTTAATTGTTCCGGATGCGGGTATCAATCGGTTAAATGGTTGGGCAAATGCCCTACTTGCCAAGGCTGGGAGACTTTTGTTGAGGAGGTAAAAAAAACCTCCGGTGGCGTTAGAAAGGAGAAGCGTTTACCTCAACTTATCGGTGAAATAGATTCAAAAGAGCTATCGCGGATCGAAACCGGAATTGGGGAGTTTGATCGAATGCTCGGCGGTGGGCTTGTTCCCGGCGAGGTAGTGCTTATTGGTGGTGAGCCCGGCGTAGGCAAGTCAACTCTTTTGCTGGAAGTGGCTGCCCGTCTCACCAAAAATGGTAAGACTCTCTATGTTAGTGCTGAAGAGTCAATTGAGCAGCTAACTCTTAGAACTAAACGTTTTCAAAGCGATACCAAAAAACTTTATATTCTTGATGAAGACAATGTTGAATATATCTATAAAGCGATTCAGGAGAATGGATTCAAATTTGTGGTAATTGATTCGATTCAGGTAGTTTATTATCCGCAACTTGATGGTTCCAAGGGAAGCATCTCTCAGATTAGAGGCTGCACTGATTACCTTACTCAGATAGCCAAAACCTTGGGAATTGTTATTTTTATGGTTGGCCATGTTACTAAGGATGGTGCAATTGCTGGGCCTAAAGTACTTGAACATATTGTCGATTGTGTTCTTTATTTTGAAGGTGAATCACTTTCGAATTATCGTATTTTACGGTCAATGAAGAATAGGTTTGGACCGACTGGGGATTTAGCTGTTTTTGAGATGAAATCAATTGGGTTAGCGGAGGTTAAGAAGACCACTGATATTTTTCTTCCTCATCGTGAGCAATCATTTCCGGGGAGCTGTGTTGTTTGTGTAATTGAAGGGTTGCGACCATTGTTGATTGAGCTTCAATCTTTAGTCAGTCGGGCTTCTTTTGGAGTGGCCCGTCGAAGAAGTCTTGGTTTTGATTTCAACCGGTTTTCACTTTTGGTGGCGATTATTGAAAAACGCTTAAAATTATCTCTTTCCAGCGAAGATATTTTTTTAAATGTTGCCGGGGGCTTGAGACTTAATGACCCCGCAGCAGATTTTGGTGCAGTGATGGCAATTATATCTAGCTTTCGGGATAAGAATTTACCTCCCGAGACGCTTTTTATCGGAGAGGTAGGGCTGGCCGGTGAGCTGCGGCGTGTTTCTAACATAAATTTGCGACTGAAGGAAGCTCAAAGAGCTGATTTTAAATATTGTATAATTCCTGAGCCTAACCTAAAGGAGGTGGATAAAGGTTTTAGTTCAAGAATTAAAAGTTATGGTTGTCTAAAAGAGGCAGTGAAAGAGGTATTCTGA
- the tmk gene encoding dTMP kinase: MAKKALKAKKKAIFITIEGLEGCGKSSVIKFLNNFLRRKKFSVKIYREPGSTAIGEKIRKILLDKKNKKLSAHTELLLYLAARTQLIEEELEKSLLKYDFVICDRFFDSTLVYQGFALGLKKATELSVKIFSLGIKPDLTFYLDLPAKKGLSRLKTRDRIESRPLNFHNKLRKGFLQLSKRYPRRIKTIDARGDLESIYKKISRILVKYC; this comes from the coding sequence ATGGCGAAGAAAGCTTTAAAAGCCAAGAAAAAAGCAATTTTTATTACCATTGAAGGGCTAGAAGGTTGTGGAAAAAGCAGCGTTATAAAATTTTTAAATAATTTTTTAAGGCGGAAAAAGTTTTCGGTTAAAATTTATCGTGAGCCAGGCTCAACCGCAATCGGTGAAAAGATCCGAAAAATTCTTTTAGATAAAAAGAACAAGAAATTGTCGGCACACACAGAACTCTTGTTATATTTAGCAGCCAGAACCCAGCTCATCGAGGAGGAGTTAGAAAAAAGCCTGTTGAAATATGATTTTGTTATTTGTGATCGTTTTTTTGATTCTACTCTAGTTTACCAAGGCTTTGCTCTTGGCTTAAAGAAAGCTACTGAACTTTCAGTTAAAATATTTTCTTTAGGAATTAAGCCGGATTTAACATTTTATCTTGATCTTCCGGCAAAAAAAGGCCTTAGTCGCTTAAAGACGCGTGATCGGATCGAGTCGCGGCCTTTAAATTTTCATAATAAGCTACGCAAAGGATTCTTACAGCTTTCAAAAAGATATCCTCGCCGGATAAAAACTATTGATGCCCGCGGAGATTTAGAAAGTATCTATAAAAAAATAAGCAGAATTTTAGTCAAGTATTGTTAA
- the ispD gene encoding 2-C-methyl-D-erythritol 4-phosphate cytidylyltransferase → MNLGVVIVSAGIGTRLGKRDKPILKLGSKPLFSHSLEVFKSLKQVKQIVLVLRKSHFRLARKFIQDGRVILVEGGARRRDSVYNGLLALDGGIDSVLVHDGARPLISRELVIKVIKALKINPAVILGVKATDTLKLTKGKIIKKTVKRDDFYCAQTPQGFRKDLIVEAYKKFKSKAITDSAQAVELLGKRVKIVEGDRYNIKITYPQDIALAEAIYRLKR, encoded by the coding sequence ATGAACCTTGGCGTAGTAATTGTTTCTGCTGGCATTGGCACGCGGCTCGGAAAGCGAGATAAGCCAATTTTAAAGTTAGGCTCGAAGCCTCTTTTTTCCCATAGCTTAGAAGTTTTTAAAAGTCTAAAACAGGTAAAGCAGATTGTTTTGGTGTTGAGAAAGAGCCATTTTCGTTTAGCTCGAAAGTTTATTCAAGACGGCCGAGTGATTTTAGTTGAGGGTGGCGCACGGAGAAGAGATTCAGTATATAACGGTTTGTTGGCTTTAGACGGCGGTATTGATTCGGTTCTTGTCCACGACGGAGCCAGGCCGCTGATAAGTAGAGAACTAGTAATTAAGGTAATCAAAGCACTTAAAATTAATCCGGCAGTAATTTTAGGAGTTAAAGCTACTGATACCTTGAAGTTGACTAAAGGAAAGATTATCAAAAAGACTGTTAAGCGGGATGATTTTTATTGTGCTCAAACCCCGCAAGGTTTTAGAAAAGATTTAATAGTCGAGGCTTATAAAAAGTTTAAGTCAAAAGCAATCACCGATAGTGCCCAGGCGGTTGAGCTTTTAGGTAAGCGAGTTAAAATCGTAGAGGGGGATAGATATAATATTAAAATAACCTATCCCCAAGATATAGCTTTAGCTGAAGCTATATATAGACTTAAGAGGTGA
- the cysS gene encoding cysteine--tRNA ligase translates to MSIKIYNSLSRKKEEFKPLRKGKVSMYVCGPTVYGEPHIGHVRSAYIFDVIRRYFESKKYKVKFVRNVTDIDDKIINKAKEEFKNEDINIAVKKVSEKYLKAYHECIDELGIKKPTHEPKATEYIKKMIAFIQKLIKKGVAYESGGDVYFDITKAIGYGKLSNQSLEMLESGSKKDQIGIKHNQLDFALWKKAKPDERSWNSPWGQGRPGWHIECSVMSSDILGSQFDIHGGGIDLIFPHHENEIAQSEGAGGKFARYWIHNGLLTINKEKMAKSLGNFITINELEDRGYPLDVLKLLFLQSHYSHPVDFTWERMEELKKAYERILILVDKAKGVQSGLGEEGMLMYKQQFTEAMDDDFNAAKALAVLFDLVARCNKLLESDQENKQFMLRRGVELIKEMGGILGLSFKQEIAKGVSVEEIDEKVKLRSECKQKKKFDQADSIRKDLEAKGIILEDTKDGTTWRRKL, encoded by the coding sequence ATGAGTATCAAAATATATAATTCGCTGAGCAGGAAAAAGGAAGAGTTTAAACCTTTGAGAAAAGGTAAGGTTTCAATGTATGTTTGCGGTCCGACCGTTTATGGCGAGCCGCACATCGGACACGTGCGCAGCGCCTATATATTTGATGTTATTCGACGCTATTTTGAATCTAAAAAATACAAAGTTAAATTTGTTAGGAATGTAACCGATATTGACGATAAGATAATTAATAAGGCCAAGGAAGAATTTAAAAATGAGGATATAAATATCGCAGTTAAGAAGGTTTCAGAAAAGTATCTTAAGGCTTATCATGAATGTATAGATGAATTGGGAATAAAGAAACCTACCCATGAACCAAAGGCTACTGAATATATCAAGAAGATGATAGCTTTTATACAAAAGTTAATCAAAAAAGGCGTTGCTTATGAGTCAGGAGGAGATGTCTATTTTGATATCACCAAGGCTATCGGCTATGGTAAATTATCTAACCAGAGCTTAGAGATGTTGGAGTCAGGATCGAAAAAAGATCAAATCGGGATTAAGCATAACCAGTTAGATTTTGCTCTTTGGAAGAAGGCCAAACCTGATGAACGCAGTTGGAATAGTCCTTGGGGACAGGGGCGCCCGGGTTGGCATATTGAATGCTCGGTTATGAGTTCTGATATTTTAGGCAGTCAGTTTGATATCCATGGCGGAGGAATTGATCTTATTTTTCCTCATCATGAAAATGAAATCGCTCAATCTGAAGGCGCCGGCGGAAAATTTGCTAGGTATTGGATTCATAATGGTCTTTTGACAATTAATAAAGAGAAGATGGCTAAATCATTAGGCAATTTTATTACTATTAATGAGCTAGAAGATCGAGGCTACCCTCTAGATGTGCTTAAACTTTTATTTTTGCAAAGTCATTATTCACATCCGGTAGATTTTACTTGGGAAAGAATGGAGGAGTTAAAGAAAGCTTACGAAAGAATTTTGATATTGGTCGATAAGGCTAAGGGTGTCCAGAGTGGTCTTGGAGAGGAAGGTATGCTTATGTATAAACAGCAGTTTACTGAAGCGATGGATGATGATTTTAATGCCGCAAAGGCTTTAGCTGTATTATTTGATTTAGTTGCAAGGTGTAATAAACTTTTAGAAAGCGACCAGGAGAATAAACAATTCATGCTTCGCCGTGGGGTAGAACTAATAAAAGAAATGGGAGGTATTCTTGGGCTTAGCTTTAAACAGGAGATAGCTAAAGGAGTGTCGGTTGAGGAGATAGATGAGAAGGTTAAACTTAGGTCAGAGTGTAAGCAGAAGAAAAAGTTTGACCAGGCTGATTCAATCAGGAAAGACTTAGAAGCTAAAGGAATCATTTTAGAAGACACTAAGGATGGAACAACATGGCGAAGAAAGCTTTAA